One region of Aurantimonas sp. HBX-1 genomic DNA includes:
- a CDS encoding (2Fe-2S)-binding protein, producing MSEVTMTVNGREMTGTVEDRTLLVQYLRENLGLTGTHVGCDTSQCGACVVHVDGKAVKSCTMLAVQASGSSVTTIEGLANGAELHPVQAAFREHHGLQCGFCTPGMIMTAVDIIARHGSDLDEHTVREELDGNICRCTGYHNIVKAILAAAGAGEPQRLAAE from the coding sequence ATGAGCGAAGTGACGATGACCGTGAACGGTCGGGAAATGACGGGGACGGTCGAGGACCGGACGCTTCTCGTCCAGTATCTGCGGGAGAATCTGGGCCTGACGGGAACCCATGTCGGCTGCGACACCTCGCAGTGCGGTGCCTGCGTCGTGCATGTCGACGGCAAGGCCGTGAAGTCCTGCACCATGCTGGCGGTGCAGGCGTCGGGATCGTCGGTCACCACCATCGAGGGGCTGGCGAACGGCGCCGAACTGCATCCGGTGCAGGCGGCGTTCCGCGAGCACCACGGCCTGCAGTGCGGCTTCTGCACGCCGGGCATGATCATGACCGCGGTGGACATCATCGCGCGTCACGGCAGCGACCTCGACGAGCACACGGTGCGCGAGGAGCTGGACGGCAACATCTGCCGCTGCACGGGCTACCACAACATCGTCAAGGCGATCCTGGCCGCCGCCGGCGCGGGCGAGCCGCAGCGGCTTGCCGCCGAATAG
- a CDS encoding autotransporter assembly complex family protein, which yields MYHRVNSCAKLVMLAAGSCLVAAAPRPAAAFEIFGFRFFEDEAPDADVIDPIRYTVNLSVAPAPEDDGAIETSLRDASTLISGEDEAVSGSLGLMSRARNDRKRLVAALFEDARYDGLVDIFIEGRNIADLPPDAEFDTSRPVPVSIRVRPGPKYQLGRVAVSAHGVPVDPAEFGLAPGASAGSDDVLDAEARMFRQLREQGRPFVAVTDRDIIADAATDRLEYDVDLSPGNPVQFGETYVEGAKAVDPGFIAYMAGIKADEVFSPEELSEARERLLKLDVFSSVTVKEARAQAPDGSLPVQVEVGERKFGFYGVGATYSNTEGAGASGYVGYRNLFGRAESIRLEAEVSRLGAAAISDEARETDGADYAASLVFKKPGVLGPNSVYVGSLEAKSEQPLAYDRVSYAATSGVEYEIDPNQTLSVILRGEYEEITDYLGTEDYLLVSLPTAYTFDNRDNELNPTEGFYAQGLVEPTYGFNTKTPFAKTRLDGRSYLSLSDSDRFILAGRVGYGTIFGADLEDIPNDRRFFAGGGGSVRGYEFQSIGPYYPSFAPPGFNEVFTDTPTGGLSLFEASAEARIGVTENIQIVPFVDVGTVGDDLVPDFSEFKIGAGVGARYLTSFGPIRLDVAIPLDPGPRDASYQIYAGIGQAF from the coding sequence TTGTATCATAGGGTGAATTCCTGCGCGAAGCTGGTGATGCTTGCGGCCGGATCATGTCTCGTCGCCGCCGCACCCCGCCCGGCCGCGGCATTCGAGATCTTCGGCTTCCGGTTCTTCGAGGACGAAGCCCCCGACGCCGACGTCATCGACCCGATCCGCTACACGGTGAACCTGTCGGTGGCACCCGCGCCGGAAGACGACGGCGCGATCGAGACCAGCCTGCGCGACGCCTCGACGCTGATTTCGGGCGAGGACGAGGCGGTGTCCGGCTCGCTCGGCCTGATGTCGCGGGCACGCAACGATCGCAAGCGGCTGGTCGCCGCCCTGTTCGAGGACGCCCGCTATGACGGGCTGGTCGACATCTTCATCGAGGGGCGCAACATCGCCGACCTGCCGCCGGACGCAGAGTTCGACACCTCGCGCCCCGTGCCAGTGTCGATCCGGGTCCGGCCCGGCCCGAAATACCAGCTTGGGCGCGTCGCGGTTTCGGCCCACGGGGTTCCCGTCGATCCCGCCGAGTTCGGGCTCGCCCCGGGCGCTTCGGCAGGCTCCGACGACGTGCTCGACGCCGAGGCGAGGATGTTCCGGCAGCTGCGCGAGCAGGGCCGGCCCTTCGTCGCGGTCACCGATCGCGACATCATCGCCGATGCCGCCACCGACCGGCTCGAATACGACGTCGATCTGTCGCCCGGCAATCCGGTGCAGTTCGGCGAAACCTATGTCGAGGGAGCCAAGGCCGTCGATCCCGGCTTCATCGCCTACATGGCCGGCATCAAGGCGGACGAGGTGTTCTCGCCGGAGGAGCTTTCCGAAGCCCGCGAACGGCTCCTGAAGCTCGACGTCTTCTCGAGCGTCACCGTCAAGGAGGCGCGGGCGCAGGCCCCCGACGGATCCCTGCCGGTGCAGGTCGAGGTCGGGGAGCGCAAGTTCGGCTTCTACGGCGTCGGCGCGACCTATTCCAACACCGAAGGCGCCGGAGCCTCCGGTTATGTCGGCTATCGCAATCTCTTCGGCCGGGCCGAATCGATCCGGCTCGAGGCCGAGGTCTCCCGGCTCGGGGCGGCGGCGATATCGGACGAGGCACGCGAGACCGACGGCGCCGACTATGCCGCCTCGCTGGTCTTCAAGAAGCCGGGCGTGCTGGGGCCCAACTCGGTCTATGTCGGATCGCTCGAAGCCAAGAGCGAACAGCCCCTCGCCTATGACCGGGTGAGCTATGCCGCGACCAGCGGCGTCGAGTACGAGATCGACCCGAACCAGACTCTGTCGGTGATCCTGCGCGGCGAATACGAGGAAATCACCGACTATCTCGGGACGGAGGATTACCTGCTCGTCTCGCTGCCGACCGCGTATACGTTCGACAATCGCGACAACGAGTTGAACCCGACCGAGGGCTTCTACGCGCAGGGGCTGGTCGAGCCGACCTACGGGTTCAACACCAAGACGCCCTTCGCCAAGACGCGGCTGGACGGGCGCAGCTATCTGTCGCTCTCCGACAGCGATCGCTTCATCCTTGCCGGCCGGGTCGGCTACGGCACGATCTTCGGCGCCGATCTTGAGGATATTCCGAACGACCGGCGGTTCTTCGCCGGCGGCGGCGGCTCGGTGCGCGGCTACGAATTCCAGTCCATCGGACCGTATTATCCGTCCTTCGCGCCGCCCGGATTCAACGAGGTGTTCACCGACACCCCGACCGGCGGCCTCTCGCTGTTCGAGGCCTCGGCCGAGGCGCGCATCGGCGTCACCGAAAACATCCAGATCGTGCCCTTCGTCGATGTCGGCACGGTGGGCGACGACCTCGTCCCGGACTTCTCCGAGTTCAAGATCGGCGCCGGCGTCGGCGCCCGCTACTTGACGAGCTTCGGGCCGATCCGGCTCGACGTCGCCATCCCGCTCGATCCGGGGCCGCGCGACGCGAGCTACCAGATCTATGCCGGCATCGGACAGGCCTTCTGA
- a CDS encoding translocation/assembly module TamB domain-containing protein, translating into MPMFRRLSLALLACLAAALLPARPAAAQGFVANQLENFLSSDTMQVEIEGLSGALTGNIRIERVTVSDPQGTFLTASDLAMDWSPLALVRSNLSIDALTAGQIVLERLPVGQPETPAGESSGFTLPSITASIDDLTIGEFVLGEAIAGERARLRANGSLTLAADPTNLDLRANIERLDRPGQIALDLGYAPGENQLRLDVKASEPAGGLVATLLDIPDRPAVELTINGSGPLSAFMANGSLTVAGEPAATLTARVDGAENGRRVAASLSVSAERFVPEAYSRYVAGGANLDVQMLMRDDGLYVIDQAELSSDALAATASGTLDLSGTGNDLTIAIASRDGSAIPFAFGTPPGATELEVAGLEGRITGALGAAGLNVTAQLPRAAYGEYVATGVDAALTSAGFDITGFQGPFAVEATAAEVAAPEGLADRFLTGPLRLAVDGALTDNGLVFNPSRATTEVASVGLQGTAALNFAIFDLAVESTFQTAALSAAMIPLAGDELAVSGRFARTPDATISAQNLSVRGEGLTIDGSASLSNDTVSADIEGELQQAGTVNSAFSGAATFSLTASGPVEQPDIDLEISGNGLSINGRELADLSVSARGTFGGGAPAGTVEITGTLDGQPLSGAAQLETLANGERRINGLAIRQGPNAITGDLTLTDAFAPVGTLTVDVEDIGPLAALGGIDASGDVKGTIELSVDGDDMPVATLDLAGETIGFAGNTLQTARIDLEVADYLGTPRPAGEVSAAAIEAAGLSVRDLAVELTREGDATGLVATAELNDVPLRLEGSASFEPGTTLITLSRIEAEIPDAEVSLREPVTIRIADGTTTLPEIVLETGDGTVSLAGTAGENLDLALRLDSVPAAIANPFVPGLAAGGRIDGSVTVSGAASDPAARFSINTTELAIGQSRAANVPPVEAVLAGTYENGTLTLETARVDLGDGSIVANGSVGETLDLDVALDNVPVALANGFVDELDAAGTVSGTASVTGSRADPSATFDIEGRDITAEEIAAAGIAPLTLDLAGSYANGTLDLAEANVAVGDGSLTASGTIGETLDLALRASDLPVGLANGFVPGLDAEGIISGTASASGSLSDPSATFDLTGSGITTREIAASGVAPLDLRLAGSYADGTADLETAVVNVGDGSLTASGRIGETLDVAVDVNSIPVGLVNGFVDGLGAEGTISGTARATGTLSDPTASFDLAGANITADGIEASGIAPLDLTASGRLADGTLTLTTARVDVGEGSLTASGTVGEQLDLQLSLDQLPVGLVNGYLPDLEAEGTISGTGTATGSLSDPRAEFDLSGSGITTRQIAQSGVAPLSLDVAGSYADGTATIANADLSVGEGSLSASGTVGETLDIDLSLDELPVGLANGFVDGLNAEGTISGSGTATGSLSDPQATFDLTGTGITTRQIAQSGVAPLSLDVAGSYADGTATIANADVTVGNGSLTASGTVGQQLDLNVQINRLPAGLANGFVDGLGAQGTIDGTATATGSISDPNARFDIALNNVSVAQGRAAGAPPINGTIAGAYAGGTLRLDRANVAIGGGSIDVTGTAGANALDLTATINNVPASIAGSAAPGIAPQGTINGTVRASGSPASPAVSYDVNVAGASIQQTRDAGVGPLAVTSNGQYTGNAVTTTTTLTGNGIDFRADGSVNLAGTPQLDLNLAGTAPLSLANGILAEGGRSLEGTARVDARVTGPVSQPNVVGSISTAGSRFVDTGTNVAVDDISTTIALNGQTATIQSFDANLASGGDISIGGSVGLSNGFPADLTINLDDGRYSDGELIGASLDADLTLTGPLAETPLLAGTVNASEINVLVPENLPGSLARIDVTHANASPEVLQQQRELFPNRGEGASQGGVALDITFNAPSRVFVRGRGLDAELGGTIQITGPANAPSIVGGFELQRGRFIILSRRLDFERGRLSFTGSLTPTLDLLARSDTGDATVNVAVTGPANDPSFTFSSSPALPQDEVLARLIFGQGTSNLSPLQIAQLAEAAASLAGVGGSTGLLENLRAQLGVDDLDIRTTADGQTAVGVGRYINDNTYLGVDSTGRVSIDLDLGADLKIRGAVDAQGSGEVGVFYEGEF; encoded by the coding sequence ATGCCGATGTTCCGCCGCCTCTCCCTCGCCCTTCTCGCCTGTCTCGCGGCCGCGCTGCTGCCGGCACGGCCGGCGGCGGCGCAGGGCTTCGTCGCCAACCAGCTCGAGAACTTCCTGTCCAGCGACACGATGCAGGTCGAGATCGAGGGCCTGTCCGGCGCGCTGACCGGCAACATCCGGATCGAGCGCGTCACCGTCTCCGACCCGCAGGGCACCTTCCTCACCGCCAGCGACCTCGCCATGGACTGGTCGCCCCTCGCGCTGGTGCGCTCCAACCTGTCGATCGATGCGCTGACGGCAGGCCAGATCGTCCTCGAGCGGCTGCCGGTCGGACAGCCGGAGACGCCCGCGGGCGAGAGTTCCGGCTTCACCCTGCCGTCGATCACCGCCAGCATCGACGACCTGACCATCGGGGAATTCGTCCTCGGCGAAGCGATCGCCGGCGAGCGGGCCCGCCTGCGCGCCAACGGCAGCCTGACGCTCGCCGCCGATCCCACCAATCTCGATCTGCGCGCGAATATCGAACGGCTCGACCGGCCGGGCCAGATCGCGCTCGATCTCGGCTACGCGCCCGGAGAGAACCAGCTGCGGCTGGACGTCAAGGCGAGCGAGCCCGCCGGCGGCCTCGTCGCGACGCTGCTGGACATTCCGGACCGGCCCGCGGTGGAACTGACCATCAACGGCTCCGGGCCCCTCTCGGCCTTCATGGCGAACGGCTCGCTGACCGTCGCGGGCGAGCCTGCGGCGACGCTGACCGCGCGGGTCGACGGCGCCGAGAACGGCCGCCGCGTCGCCGCCTCGCTGAGCGTTTCGGCCGAGCGCTTCGTGCCGGAAGCCTATTCGCGCTACGTCGCCGGCGGTGCCAATCTCGACGTGCAGATGCTGATGCGCGACGACGGCCTCTATGTCATCGACCAGGCGGAGCTTTCCTCCGACGCGCTGGCCGCCACCGCATCCGGCACGCTCGACCTGAGCGGCACCGGCAACGACCTGACCATCGCGATCGCGTCGCGGGACGGCAGCGCCATCCCGTTCGCCTTCGGCACCCCGCCCGGCGCGACCGAGCTTGAGGTGGCCGGACTCGAGGGCCGGATCACCGGTGCGCTCGGCGCCGCCGGCCTCAACGTCACGGCGCAACTGCCGCGGGCGGCCTACGGCGAATATGTCGCGACCGGCGTCGATGCCGCGCTGACCAGTGCCGGCTTCGACATCACAGGGTTTCAGGGACCGTTCGCGGTCGAGGCGACGGCCGCCGAGGTCGCAGCTCCCGAGGGGCTCGCCGACCGCTTCCTGACGGGGCCGCTGCGGCTGGCCGTCGACGGCGCACTGACCGACAACGGCCTCGTCTTCAACCCCAGCCGGGCGACGACGGAGGTGGCCTCGGTCGGGCTCCAGGGTACGGCCGCGCTGAACTTCGCGATCTTCGACCTCGCCGTCGAATCGACGTTCCAGACCGCCGCGCTGTCGGCGGCGATGATCCCGCTCGCCGGCGACGAGCTGGCGGTTTCCGGCCGCTTCGCACGAACCCCCGATGCGACGATCTCGGCCCAAAACCTGTCGGTTCGCGGCGAGGGGCTGACGATCGACGGCAGCGCCAGCCTGTCGAACGACACCGTCTCCGCCGACATCGAGGGCGAGCTGCAGCAGGCCGGTACGGTCAACTCGGCGTTTTCCGGCGCGGCGACCTTCTCGCTCACCGCGTCGGGCCCGGTCGAGCAGCCGGACATCGATCTCGAGATTTCCGGCAACGGGCTCAGCATCAACGGCCGGGAACTCGCCGATCTCAGCGTTTCGGCGCGCGGCACGTTCGGCGGCGGGGCGCCCGCCGGCACTGTCGAGATCACCGGCACGCTCGACGGCCAGCCGCTATCCGGCGCCGCGCAACTCGAGACGCTGGCGAACGGCGAGCGCCGGATCAACGGCCTCGCCATCCGCCAGGGGCCCAACGCGATCACCGGCGACCTGACGCTGACCGATGCCTTCGCGCCGGTCGGCACGCTCACCGTCGATGTCGAAGACATCGGGCCGCTGGCGGCGCTCGGCGGCATCGATGCGTCGGGCGACGTCAAGGGCACGATCGAACTGTCGGTGGATGGCGACGACATGCCGGTGGCGACGCTGGATCTTGCCGGTGAGACGATCGGCTTCGCCGGCAACACGCTCCAGACGGCGCGCATCGATCTCGAGGTCGCGGACTATCTCGGCACCCCGAGGCCGGCAGGCGAGGTCAGCGCCGCCGCGATCGAGGCGGCGGGGCTGTCGGTGCGCGATCTCGCCGTGGAGCTGACCCGCGAAGGTGACGCGACCGGCCTCGTCGCGACGGCCGAACTCAACGACGTGCCGCTGCGCCTCGAGGGCAGCGCCAGTTTCGAGCCTGGCACCACGCTGATCACGCTGTCGCGCATCGAGGCGGAAATCCCCGACGCGGAAGTCAGCCTGCGCGAGCCGGTGACGATCCGCATCGCCGACGGCACGACGACGCTGCCGGAGATCGTCCTCGAGACCGGCGACGGCACGGTGTCGCTCGCGGGCACGGCCGGCGAAAATCTCGACCTCGCACTGCGGCTCGACTCCGTCCCCGCCGCCATCGCCAATCCCTTCGTGCCGGGCCTTGCGGCCGGCGGCCGGATCGACGGCTCAGTCACCGTTTCCGGCGCCGCGTCGGACCCGGCGGCGCGTTTCTCGATCAACACGACCGAACTGGCGATCGGCCAGTCGCGGGCGGCCAATGTGCCTCCCGTCGAGGCGGTACTCGCCGGCACGTACGAGAACGGCACGCTGACCCTGGAAACCGCGCGGGTCGACCTCGGCGACGGGTCGATCGTCGCCAACGGTTCGGTCGGCGAAACGCTCGACCTCGACGTCGCGCTCGACAACGTGCCCGTGGCGCTTGCCAACGGCTTCGTCGACGAGCTCGACGCCGCCGGCACCGTCTCCGGCACGGCGAGCGTCACCGGCTCGCGCGCCGATCCCTCCGCCACCTTCGACATCGAGGGCCGCGACATCACCGCCGAGGAGATCGCTGCTGCCGGCATCGCGCCGCTGACGCTCGACCTCGCCGGCTCCTACGCCAACGGGACGCTCGACCTGGCCGAGGCCAATGTCGCGGTCGGCGACGGATCGCTGACCGCCTCCGGCACGATCGGCGAGACGCTCGACCTGGCACTGCGGGCCAGCGACCTGCCCGTCGGGCTCGCCAACGGCTTCGTGCCGGGCCTCGACGCCGAGGGCATCATCTCCGGAACGGCGAGCGCCAGCGGGTCGCTGTCCGATCCGTCGGCGACCTTCGACCTCACCGGCAGCGGCATCACGACCCGCGAGATCGCCGCATCCGGCGTCGCACCGCTCGATCTGAGGCTTGCCGGCAGCTATGCCGACGGCACCGCCGACCTCGAGACCGCCGTGGTCAATGTCGGCGACGGCTCGCTGACCGCGTCGGGCCGGATCGGCGAGACGCTGGACGTCGCGGTGGACGTCAACAGCATCCCCGTCGGCCTCGTCAACGGCTTCGTCGACGGGCTCGGCGCAGAGGGCACGATCTCCGGCACCGCACGCGCCACCGGCACGCTGTCCGACCCGACCGCCAGCTTCGATCTCGCCGGCGCCAACATCACCGCCGACGGCATCGAGGCGAGCGGCATTGCGCCGCTTGACCTCACCGCGTCCGGCCGCCTCGCCGACGGCACGCTGACCCTTACGACTGCCCGGGTGGACGTCGGCGAGGGTTCGTTGACCGCCAGCGGCACCGTCGGCGAGCAACTGGACCTGCAGCTTTCGCTCGACCAGCTGCCCGTCGGTCTGGTGAACGGCTATTTGCCTGATCTCGAAGCTGAGGGCACGATCTCCGGCACCGGCACGGCGACCGGTTCGCTGTCCGACCCGCGCGCCGAATTCGATCTCAGCGGCTCGGGTATCACGACGCGGCAGATCGCCCAGTCCGGTGTCGCGCCGCTGTCGCTCGACGTCGCCGGCTCCTATGCCGACGGCACCGCGACCATCGCCAATGCCGACCTTTCCGTCGGCGAGGGGTCGCTGTCGGCTTCCGGAACGGTCGGGGAAACGCTCGACATCGATCTCAGCCTCGACGAGCTGCCGGTCGGCCTCGCCAATGGCTTCGTCGACGGGTTGAACGCCGAGGGCACGATCTCGGGCAGCGGCACGGCAACCGGCTCGCTCTCGGACCCGCAGGCGACCTTCGACCTCACCGGCACCGGCATCACCACACGGCAGATCGCCCAGTCCGGCGTCGCGCCGCTGTCGCTCGACGTCGCCGGCTCCTATGCCGACGGCACGGCGACCATCGCCAATGCCGACGTCACGGTCGGTAACGGCTCGCTGACCGCAAGCGGCACGGTCGGCCAGCAACTGGATCTGAACGTCCAGATCAACCGGCTCCCCGCCGGCCTCGCCAACGGCTTCGTCGACGGGCTCGGCGCGCAGGGAACCATCGACGGGACCGCCACCGCCACCGGCTCGATCAGCGACCCGAATGCCCGCTTCGACATCGCCTTGAACAATGTCTCGGTGGCGCAGGGTCGCGCCGCGGGTGCACCCCCGATCAACGGCACGATCGCCGGCGCGTATGCCGGCGGCACGCTGCGGCTGGACCGGGCGAATGTCGCCATCGGCGGCGGCTCGATCGACGTCACCGGCACCGCCGGGGCGAATGCGCTGGACCTTACCGCCACGATCAACAATGTGCCGGCCTCCATCGCCGGTTCGGCAGCGCCGGGCATCGCGCCGCAGGGCACGATCAACGGCACGGTGCGGGCGTCCGGCTCTCCCGCCAGCCCGGCGGTCAGCTACGACGTCAACGTCGCCGGTGCGTCGATCCAGCAGACCCGCGACGCGGGCGTCGGCCCCCTCGCCGTCACCAGCAACGGCCAGTACACCGGCAACGCGGTCACCACGACGACGACATTGACGGGCAACGGCATCGATTTCCGCGCCGACGGTTCGGTCAATCTCGCCGGAACGCCGCAGCTCGACCTCAACCTGGCCGGAACCGCTCCCTTGTCGCTCGCCAACGGCATCCTGGCGGAAGGCGGGCGTTCACTGGAGGGAACCGCCCGGGTCGACGCGCGCGTCACCGGACCCGTCAGCCAGCCGAACGTCGTCGGCAGCATCTCCACCGCCGGCTCGCGCTTCGTCGATACCGGCACCAACGTCGCCGTCGACGACATCTCCACCACCATCGCCCTCAACGGCCAGACGGCGACGATCCAGTCCTTCGACGCCAACCTCGCCTCCGGCGGCGATATCAGCATCGGCGGCAGCGTCGGCCTGTCGAACGGATTTCCCGCCGACCTGACGATCAATCTCGACGACGGCCGCTACAGCGACGGCGAGTTGATCGGCGCCAGCCTCGATGCCGACCTGACGCTCACCGGACCGCTGGCCGAGACACCGCTCCTCGCCGGCACGGTCAACGCATCCGAGATCAACGTCCTGGTGCCGGAGAACCTGCCCGGCTCGCTCGCCCGCATCGACGTCACCCACGCCAATGCCAGCCCGGAAGTGCTGCAGCAGCAGCGCGAGCTGTTCCCGAACCGCGGCGAAGGCGCTTCGCAGGGCGGCGTCGCTCTCGACATCACCTTCAACGCCCCGAGCCGGGTGTTCGTGCGCGGCCGCGGCCTCGACGCCGAGCTCGGCGGCACCATCCAGATCACCGGCCCGGCCAACGCGCCGAGCATCGTCGGCGGATTCGAGCTGCAGCGCGGCCGCTTCATCATCCTCAGCCGCCGCCTCGACTTCGAGCGCGGCAGGCTCAGCTTCACCGGTTCGCTGACCCCGACCCTCGACCTGCTCGCCCGTTCCGACACCGGCGATGCCACGGTCAACGTCGCCGTCACCGGGCCGGCGAACGATCCGAGCTTCACCTTTTCCTCCTCCCCGGCGCTGCCGCAGGACGAGGTCCTGGCGCGGCTGATCTTCGGCCAGGGCACCTCGAACCTGTCGCCGCTGCAGATCGCCCAGCTCGCCGAGGCGGCGGCGTCGCTCGCCGGCGTCGGCGGCTCGACCGGCCTCCTGGAGAACCTTCGCGCGCAGCTCGGCGTCGACGACCTCGACATCCGCACGACGGCGGACGGCCAGACTGCCGTCGGCGTCGGCCGCTACATCAACGACAACACCTATCTCGGCGTCGATTCCACCGGGCGGGTGTCGATCGATCTCGATCTCGGCGCCGATCTCAAGATCCGCGGCGCGGTCGACGCCCAGGGCAGCGGCGAGGTCGGCGTATTCTACGAGGGCGAATTCTAG
- a CDS encoding NAD-dependent succinate-semialdehyde dehydrogenase produces MPTSINPATGETIEEFAEHSDSEVERALATADSAFADWRRSPFSRRAELLRRTADLLEARKDELGRLATLEMGKRLKEAVAEVEKCAVGCRYYADHGERLLADDHRDGPAKQNYVAYLPMGPILAVMPWNFPFWQVLRFAAPAIMAGNVSVLKHASNVSLCALKIEEILREAEAPEGLFQTLLVSSKRVEGILRDPRIRAATLTGSEGAGSAVAAVAGSELKPTVLELGGSDPFIVMPSADLEKAAEVGVTARMQNNGQSCIAAKRFIVHADVYDDYLGRYREKVEAIRLGDPMDAETGMGPLALASSVDDLGQQIDRSVKAGAKLVTGGKAPEGPGYFFQPSIIADVPEAAPAYREELFGPCAIFFKVRNADEAIALANDSDFGLGGSVWTNEAAEQQQFVRELDQGATNFNRMTASDPRLPFGGVKRSGYGRELSGEGMHAFMNVKTVTID; encoded by the coding sequence ATGCCGACCAGCATCAACCCGGCCACCGGCGAGACGATCGAGGAATTCGCCGAGCACAGCGACAGCGAGGTCGAACGCGCGCTGGCGACCGCCGATTCGGCATTCGCCGACTGGCGCCGCTCGCCGTTCAGCCGCCGCGCCGAGCTGCTGCGCCGCACCGCCGACCTGCTCGAGGCCAGGAAGGACGAGCTGGGGCGCCTGGCGACGCTGGAAATGGGCAAGCGGCTGAAGGAAGCCGTTGCCGAAGTCGAGAAATGCGCCGTCGGCTGCCGCTATTACGCCGACCACGGCGAGCGGCTGCTGGCCGACGATCACCGCGACGGGCCGGCGAAGCAGAATTACGTCGCCTATCTGCCGATGGGTCCGATCCTGGCGGTGATGCCCTGGAACTTCCCGTTCTGGCAGGTGCTGCGCTTTGCGGCGCCGGCAATCATGGCCGGTAATGTCAGCGTCCTGAAGCACGCCTCGAATGTCAGCCTGTGCGCGCTGAAGATCGAGGAAATCCTCCGCGAGGCCGAGGCGCCGGAGGGCCTATTCCAGACGCTGCTGGTCTCCTCGAAGCGGGTCGAGGGGATTCTGCGCGATCCGCGCATCCGCGCCGCGACGCTTACCGGCAGCGAGGGCGCCGGCTCCGCCGTCGCCGCCGTCGCGGGATCGGAACTCAAGCCGACGGTGCTGGAGCTCGGCGGCTCCGACCCGTTCATCGTGATGCCCTCGGCCGACCTCGAGAAGGCCGCCGAGGTGGGCGTCACCGCGCGGATGCAGAACAACGGTCAGAGCTGCATCGCCGCCAAGCGGTTCATCGTCCATGCGGACGTCTACGACGACTATCTCGGCCGCTACCGGGAGAAGGTCGAGGCGATCAGGCTCGGCGACCCGATGGATGCCGAGACCGGCATGGGCCCGCTGGCGCTGGCCTCCAGCGTCGACGACCTGGGCCAGCAGATCGATCGCTCCGTCAAGGCGGGGGCGAAGCTCGTCACCGGCGGCAAGGCGCCCGAGGGTCCGGGCTATTTCTTCCAGCCGTCGATCATCGCCGATGTCCCCGAGGCCGCGCCGGCCTATCGCGAGGAACTGTTCGGCCCCTGCGCGATCTTCTTCAAGGTCCGCAATGCCGACGAGGCGATCGCGCTTGCCAACGATTCCGATTTCGGCCTCGGCGGCTCGGTGTGGACCAACGAGGCGGCCGAACAGCAGCAGTTCGTGCGCGAGCTCGACCAGGGGGCGACCAACTTCAACCGGATGACCGCCTCCGACCCCCGCCTGCCGTTCGGCGGCGTGAAGCGCTCCGGCTACGGACGCGAACTGTCCGGTGAAGGCATGCACGCCTTCATGAACGTCAAGACCGTCACCATCGACTGA